The following proteins come from a genomic window of Shewanella halifaxensis HAW-EB4:
- the hxpB gene encoding hexitol phosphatase HxpB, producing the protein MSIPELKAVIFDMDGVLIDSEPVWQIAEHKVLTELGLNVSIEDMTLTTGLRIDQVVDYWYARFPWSNDNHQQTAQAIVDQVVSHISADGEPMKGVIQALKACQKHDLKIGLATSSSSDIIHAVLNRLEIGTYFHAINSAEHLAYGKPHPEVYLSCAQALDIDPINCLAIEDSFNGLVSARAACMQTIAIPEAKHAALSKWVIAHQQLNSLEALPDFLAKRC; encoded by the coding sequence ATGAGTATACCAGAGCTAAAAGCCGTAATTTTCGATATGGATGGCGTATTAATTGACTCCGAGCCTGTTTGGCAAATTGCCGAGCATAAGGTACTAACCGAGCTAGGTTTAAACGTCTCTATTGAGGATATGACTCTAACCACAGGCCTGAGAATCGATCAGGTTGTTGACTATTGGTATGCCCGCTTCCCCTGGAGTAACGACAATCATCAACAAACAGCACAGGCTATTGTCGACCAAGTTGTTAGCCACATCTCGGCCGACGGAGAACCAATGAAAGGTGTTATCCAAGCGCTTAAAGCTTGCCAAAAACACGACCTCAAAATAGGTCTGGCAACTTCCTCTTCCAGCGATATCATTCATGCCGTTTTAAACAGGTTAGAGATAGGCACTTATTTTCACGCCATTAATTCCGCTGAACACTTAGCCTATGGCAAACCGCACCCTGAAGTTTATTTAAGCTGCGCTCAGGCTCTCGATATTGATCCCATCAATTGTTTAGCGATTGAGGATTCATTTAATGGATTAGTGTCTGCTCGCGCTGCCTGTATGCAAACCATTGCGATTCCTGAAGCGAAACATGCGGCGCTCAGCAAGTGGGTCATTGCCCACCAGCAACTCAATAGCTTAGAAGCTTTACCCGACTTTTTGGCAAAGCGCTGTTAA
- a CDS encoding EAL domain-containing protein, which produces MRITIKKIWLSLLLLVITYAVPALASGAVQRVFTANDGLNNATVWDISFDKHGFTWLATEEGLYRVSSNKVRRIDKLGLNSRLGDSALYLAEPLGLHHILVSGAYQIYLYDIHRNEFIEFGSSKLFPEYRGGGIVSQVEESGGDRIFLTYDGELLRFNYQNMTLQRINFLPSNPDHPWRIMLPLSENRLLVGKESHLEVRDINGVRLEVLPWSDAWGEIKNVFKHSSGRAWITTSKGLFEIDQKTLSITRVEQLEHYITNIAEDKHGYLWLSTRAGLLRWFPDAEKGTLYGNELKLKSNIDYTYDIAVDDTGLIWVGGSGDGVAILTVEPNFLKDKYTKTAPYKIKDEVIWTIYAEDNHVWFGTDAGLILVDNLTQKSYLINPHGISLNDSIYKIDSLNKDFLLLSTTNGLSVVNKSTFHSQSFASWSGGQSSLEYKVVYNTYFDPFIEGRIWFATSSGLYYWEQGFKEPKPVRIGSALNSHVLVEITAVTRDSSNRLWLGGNRIFGYLDAQLTFHPKMEPLSTQGVESSVRFIKEVGPDELWLGLKSHGLLSFNMHTGELKNLTDSWNVTCQGVYFIEEVSHYRLIGCPQSLIRQNMINGELITISSLDGLISDELNEGAYFSSEEGFFLGTPDGAMLIDIDLLKNRVTNESVLLESIEIYFEDRTELSLLPESDYHILPGAQLVSFQLARRNYLDAKPMRLKYRLRQGASDDEASYIFLEGKSHLNISGLGSGSYVLDIISLDNNIWSETPFSFHFYVEQYWWQTSWFKSVLLLILLLVGLGGALIRQRQVKAFREINLALTDSENRLKQALKGSNSERWEWQLGSNLFCLENIAGLFSDGEPQVYLKLEQFPIHRDDASEVMAAWQDMLLERTDRFEVEYRYCRADNTWGWVRVMGRPVERNHLTGVIERVAGIYSDISEQRKLKDDVYLLAQAFENTSEAVLIFDSAERVQVTNKAAKNMMGLDSKRLIGLQFSQVLQGGEKNSSIVNLLDQGLSWAGECFINAEDSLRCAVWLNVSSILNTNGDTTHYVVVFSDITERKRTEADLRRLANYDVLTGLPNRSLFSSKLSQSVYQAERDGGNLALLFLDLDRFKHVNDSYGHSMGDALLVEASNRLQALISDEHVLCRFGGDEFVILLRNNPDIDVINHLCDALLASIELPFELYGREFYISTSIGVSLWPEDAKQPESLIKNADLAMYHAKEEGKGNFKYYSEERNAEALYHLRLEAELRKAIERNELELHFQPQIDILQNDKLVGVEALLRWNHPKEGLVRTDIFIKVAEACGLIVEIDRWVMREACIYGARWAALLPEPLKVSVNISALHFRQPDFIKGVQQVFAETSMPNTALSFEITEGVLMKELKVAKQHIQELKSLGVNVAIDDFGTGYSSLAYLRHFEVNTLKIDRSFLIDIATNKADQAIASSIIELARNLKLDVVAEGVETHEQLEQVFSRGCYVIQGYYFAKPMPAAEIESYMGLNQALSLEV; this is translated from the coding sequence ATGAGAATAACAATCAAAAAAATTTGGCTTAGCTTACTGTTATTAGTCATTACGTACGCTGTCCCTGCTTTGGCCAGCGGTGCGGTGCAGCGGGTATTTACCGCAAACGATGGACTGAATAACGCGACTGTATGGGACATCAGTTTCGATAAGCATGGCTTTACTTGGTTGGCGACAGAGGAGGGCTTATATCGTGTTAGTAGTAACAAAGTCCGCCGTATCGATAAGCTCGGCTTAAATTCAAGACTCGGGGACAGCGCTCTCTACCTTGCTGAACCACTGGGCCTGCACCATATCCTTGTTAGTGGTGCTTATCAAATCTACCTTTATGATATTCATCGCAATGAATTTATTGAGTTTGGTAGTTCCAAATTATTTCCAGAATATCGCGGTGGCGGCATCGTCTCTCAAGTGGAAGAGAGCGGTGGTGATCGAATATTTTTAACCTATGATGGTGAATTGCTTCGATTTAACTATCAAAATATGACGCTGCAGCGAATAAATTTTCTTCCTAGCAATCCTGATCATCCATGGCGAATTATGTTGCCGCTGTCTGAAAACCGTTTACTGGTTGGTAAAGAGAGTCACCTAGAAGTTCGCGATATTAATGGTGTTAGATTAGAGGTACTGCCATGGAGTGATGCATGGGGGGAGATCAAGAACGTTTTTAAACACTCTAGTGGTCGCGCTTGGATAACCACAAGTAAAGGTTTATTTGAAATTGACCAAAAAACCTTGTCGATAACACGAGTCGAGCAGCTTGAGCATTACATTACAAATATTGCCGAAGATAAACATGGTTATTTATGGCTCTCTACCCGAGCAGGTTTGCTGCGATGGTTTCCTGATGCCGAAAAAGGCACCCTTTATGGCAACGAGTTAAAACTTAAATCTAATATCGATTATACCTACGACATAGCAGTAGATGACACAGGGCTGATTTGGGTGGGAGGCTCTGGTGATGGCGTGGCAATTTTAACGGTTGAGCCCAATTTTTTAAAAGATAAATACACTAAAACTGCGCCCTACAAAATAAAAGATGAAGTGATTTGGACTATCTATGCTGAAGATAACCATGTGTGGTTTGGTACTGATGCAGGGCTAATATTAGTCGATAATCTTACACAGAAATCTTATTTGATTAATCCTCATGGTATTAGCCTCAATGACAGCATTTATAAAATCGATTCCTTAAATAAAGATTTTCTATTGCTATCGACCACCAATGGCCTGTCGGTGGTTAACAAAAGTACGTTCCATAGCCAAAGTTTTGCTAGCTGGTCTGGTGGCCAAAGTTCGCTTGAATATAAAGTCGTTTACAACACCTATTTTGATCCTTTCATCGAAGGGCGGATCTGGTTTGCAACTAGCAGCGGACTATATTATTGGGAGCAAGGTTTTAAGGAGCCTAAGCCTGTACGTATCGGCAGTGCGCTTAATAGTCATGTTTTGGTGGAAATAACTGCGGTTACTCGAGATAGCAGTAATCGGTTATGGCTTGGTGGTAACCGTATTTTTGGCTATTTAGACGCCCAACTTACCTTTCATCCTAAGATGGAGCCTTTATCAACACAGGGTGTTGAATCTAGCGTTCGCTTCATTAAAGAGGTTGGTCCGGATGAGTTGTGGCTCGGGTTGAAATCCCATGGCTTATTGTCTTTTAATATGCATACGGGTGAGCTTAAGAACCTAACGGATAGCTGGAATGTAACCTGCCAAGGGGTCTATTTTATTGAAGAGGTAAGCCATTACCGTTTAATCGGCTGTCCTCAGTCGCTGATCCGTCAGAATATGATTAATGGTGAGCTAATAACGATTTCATCATTGGATGGTTTGATAAGTGATGAGCTGAACGAGGGAGCCTATTTTTCTTCTGAAGAAGGGTTTTTTCTAGGAACACCTGATGGTGCCATGTTGATCGATATTGATTTGCTAAAAAATAGAGTCACTAACGAGTCGGTTCTATTGGAGTCAATAGAGATCTATTTCGAAGACCGCACCGAATTGAGTTTGCTGCCAGAGAGTGATTACCATATTTTGCCCGGTGCACAGTTGGTCAGTTTTCAGTTGGCTAGACGCAATTATCTCGACGCAAAACCTATGCGGTTAAAGTATCGTTTGCGACAAGGTGCTTCAGATGACGAGGCGAGTTATATTTTTCTCGAAGGTAAGTCTCACCTCAATATTTCAGGGTTGGGATCTGGTTCCTACGTACTCGATATTATCAGTTTAGATAATAACATTTGGTCTGAGACTCCGTTTTCTTTCCATTTTTATGTTGAACAATATTGGTGGCAGACCTCTTGGTTCAAGAGTGTGCTCTTACTGATTTTATTGTTGGTAGGATTAGGAGGGGCATTAATTCGCCAGCGGCAAGTGAAGGCCTTTAGGGAAATTAATTTAGCGCTTACCGACAGTGAGAATCGACTCAAACAAGCGCTTAAAGGCAGTAATTCTGAGCGCTGGGAGTGGCAACTAGGCAGCAATTTATTTTGTCTGGAAAACATTGCAGGGTTATTTAGCGATGGAGAGCCGCAAGTTTATCTTAAGTTAGAGCAGTTCCCTATTCATAGAGATGACGCAAGTGAAGTGATGGCTGCATGGCAAGATATGTTACTGGAACGTACTGATAGGTTCGAAGTCGAGTATCGCTATTGCAGAGCTGACAACACATGGGGTTGGGTTAGGGTCATGGGGCGCCCTGTTGAACGTAATCATTTAACAGGAGTGATTGAGCGTGTTGCTGGTATTTATAGTGATATCTCCGAGCAGCGAAAACTGAAAGACGATGTATATTTATTAGCACAAGCGTTTGAGAACACCTCTGAAGCCGTGCTTATTTTTGACAGCGCAGAGAGAGTTCAAGTTACCAATAAAGCTGCCAAGAACATGATGGGACTCGATTCAAAACGCTTAATAGGTCTACAGTTTTCGCAAGTATTACAAGGTGGTGAGAAAAACTCTAGTATCGTTAACCTGCTAGATCAGGGATTGAGTTGGGCGGGGGAGTGTTTTATTAATGCGGAGGATAGCCTACGGTGTGCCGTCTGGCTTAACGTTTCATCTATCTTAAATACCAATGGTGATACAACGCACTATGTGGTGGTGTTTTCCGATATTACTGAGCGGAAACGAACCGAGGCGGACTTACGTCGATTAGCTAATTATGATGTATTAACGGGGTTACCTAATCGGTCACTGTTTTCCAGTAAACTCTCTCAATCTGTGTACCAAGCCGAAAGAGATGGGGGAAATCTAGCACTACTATTTTTGGATCTCGACAGGTTCAAACATGTTAATGACTCTTATGGACACAGTATGGGAGATGCATTGCTAGTTGAAGCATCAAACCGATTACAGGCGCTTATTTCAGATGAGCATGTATTGTGCCGTTTTGGTGGAGATGAGTTTGTTATTTTACTGCGTAACAACCCTGATATTGATGTTATTAATCACCTCTGTGATGCTTTATTAGCGAGCATCGAGTTGCCTTTTGAGCTCTATGGCCGTGAGTTTTATATCTCAACCAGTATTGGTGTCAGTCTATGGCCTGAGGATGCAAAACAACCCGAATCATTGATTAAAAATGCCGATTTGGCTATGTATCATGCGAAGGAAGAGGGCAAAGGTAACTTCAAGTATTACTCTGAGGAACGTAATGCCGAAGCGCTTTATCACCTTCGTCTTGAAGCCGAACTGCGAAAAGCGATTGAGCGAAATGAGCTAGAACTGCATTTTCAACCACAGATTGATATCCTTCAAAATGACAAATTGGTTGGCGTTGAAGCATTGCTGCGCTGGAATCATCCTAAAGAGGGCTTGGTTCGTACCGACATCTTCATTAAGGTGGCTGAGGCGTGCGGGCTCATTGTTGAGATAGACCGTTGGGTTATGCGTGAGGCTTGCATTTACGGGGCTCGCTGGGCTGCACTCTTACCCGAACCGCTAAAGGTGTCGGTTAATATCTCTGCGCTACACTTTCGTCAGCCTGACTTTATTAAAGGTGTACAACAAGTTTTTGCTGAAACCAGCATGCCTAACACTGCGTTATCGTTTGAGATCACAGAAGGTGTGTTGATGAAAGAGCTAAAAGTAGCTAAGCAACATATTCAAGAACTTAAGAGCCTAGGAGTTAATGTGGCCATCGATGACTTTGGTACGGGATATTCGTCACTGGCTTATTTGCGACATTTCGAAGTTAACACTCTTAAAATTGATCGCTCCTTTCTGATTGATATCGCAACTAATAAGGCTGATCAGGCGATTGCCAGTAGTATTATCGAGCTCGCGAGAAATCTTAAGCTAGATGTTGTTGCTGAAGGTGTGGAGACTCATGAGCAACTTGAGCAGGTCTTTAGTCGTGGCTGTTATGTCATTCAAGGGTATTACTTTGCCAAGCCTATGCCAGCTGCTGAAATTGAATCTTATATGGGATTAAATCAAGCGTTAAGCTTAGAGGTTTAA
- the acnB gene encoding bifunctional aconitate hydratase 2/2-methylisocitrate dehydratase, with protein MLEAYRKHVAERASEGVVPKPLDAQQVAQLVELVKNPPAGEEAFILDLLENRIPPGVDEAAYVKAGFLDAVAKCEIASPILSSQRAVELLGTMQGGYNIEPLIAQLDNDAQAPLAVKALSHTLLMFDSFHDVVDKMQAGNDYAKQVVHAWADAKWFLSRPKLAEKISLTVFKVSGETNTDDLSPAPDAWSRPDIPLHALAMLKNARDGIVPDEAGVVGPIKEIESLKTKGFPLVYVGDVVGTGSSRKSATNSVLWFMGDDIPNVPNKRAGGFCLGGKIAPIFFNTMEDAGALPIELDVSKMEMGDVIDIYPYEGIVKRHGTDEVISQFSLKTDVLMDEVRAGGRIPLIIGRGLTDRARETLNLEASTEFVRPKDVADTGKGFTLAQKMVGKACGVTGIRPGQYCEPKMTSVGSQDTTGPMTRDELKDLACLGFSADLTMQSFCHTAAYPKPVDVNTHHTLPDFIMNRGGVSLRPGDGVIHSWLNRMLLPDTVGTGGDSHTRFPIGISFPAGSGLVAFAAATGVMPLDMPESILVRFKGEMQPGITLRDLVHAIPHKAIEMGLLTVEKKGKINAFSGRVLEIEGLEQLKVEQAFELSDASAERSAAGCTIKLDKEPIIEYLNSNIVMLKWMISEGYGDRRTIERRITAMQEWLATPELMEADSDAEYAEVIEIDLNEIKEPILCAPNDPDDAILLSSVVNTKIDEVFVGSCMTNIGHFRATGKMLDKFASTLPTRLWIAPPTKMDRDQLTEEGYYAIFGRVGARIEIPGCSLCMGNQARVAEGATVVSTSTRNFPNRLGTGANVYLASAELASVAALLGRLPSPDEYQTYAKELDATAADTYRYLSFDKIASYTAKADEVIFQTAV; from the coding sequence GTGCTAGAAGCATATCGTAAACACGTCGCAGAACGTGCTTCAGAGGGCGTAGTCCCTAAGCCATTAGATGCCCAACAAGTGGCACAGCTAGTCGAATTGGTAAAGAATCCACCAGCAGGTGAAGAAGCATTTATTCTCGATCTACTTGAAAACCGTATCCCACCGGGTGTAGATGAAGCCGCATACGTTAAAGCGGGTTTCTTAGATGCTGTCGCAAAATGCGAAATAGCATCTCCTATCTTATCGTCTCAGCGCGCAGTTGAGCTGCTTGGCACGATGCAAGGTGGTTATAACATCGAGCCGCTAATTGCTCAGTTAGATAATGATGCGCAAGCCCCACTTGCCGTTAAAGCATTGTCACATACACTTTTGATGTTTGACTCTTTCCACGATGTAGTGGACAAAATGCAAGCGGGTAACGACTACGCTAAGCAAGTCGTCCATGCTTGGGCTGATGCTAAATGGTTCCTATCTCGCCCCAAGCTTGCCGAGAAAATCTCTCTGACCGTATTTAAAGTATCGGGTGAAACCAACACCGATGACTTGTCTCCAGCACCAGATGCATGGTCACGCCCTGATATTCCATTGCATGCACTCGCGATGCTTAAGAATGCTCGGGACGGCATTGTGCCTGATGAAGCTGGCGTAGTGGGCCCAATCAAAGAGATTGAATCACTAAAGACTAAAGGCTTCCCACTGGTTTATGTCGGTGATGTTGTGGGTACCGGTTCTTCACGTAAATCTGCAACCAACTCCGTGCTGTGGTTCATGGGAGATGATATCCCGAATGTACCTAATAAGCGCGCTGGTGGTTTCTGTTTAGGTGGCAAGATTGCCCCAATCTTCTTCAACACCATGGAAGATGCAGGTGCACTACCGATTGAGCTAGATGTTAGCAAGATGGAGATGGGCGATGTTATCGACATCTATCCATATGAAGGCATCGTTAAGCGTCATGGCACTGATGAAGTGATTTCACAGTTCTCTCTAAAGACAGATGTGTTGATGGATGAAGTGCGTGCGGGTGGCCGTATTCCATTGATTATCGGTCGTGGCCTAACCGATCGTGCTCGTGAAACGCTAAACCTTGAAGCATCAACTGAGTTTGTTCGTCCAAAGGATGTGGCAGACACGGGTAAGGGCTTCACCCTTGCGCAGAAGATGGTGGGTAAGGCATGTGGCGTTACCGGTATTCGCCCTGGCCAATATTGTGAACCTAAGATGACCTCTGTTGGCTCTCAAGATACTACCGGTCCTATGACGCGTGATGAGCTTAAAGATTTAGCTTGTCTTGGTTTTAGTGCCGATTTGACCATGCAGTCTTTCTGTCACACAGCGGCTTATCCAAAGCCAGTTGACGTGAACACGCACCACACACTGCCAGATTTCATCATGAATCGCGGTGGTGTTTCACTACGTCCTGGTGACGGTGTTATTCACTCTTGGTTAAACCGCATGCTACTGCCTGATACCGTGGGTACGGGTGGTGACTCTCATACGCGCTTCCCAATCGGTATCTCGTTCCCTGCAGGTTCTGGCCTTGTGGCGTTTGCTGCTGCAACAGGTGTCATGCCTCTTGATATGCCTGAATCAATCTTGGTTCGCTTTAAGGGTGAGATGCAGCCTGGTATTACATTACGTGACTTGGTACATGCGATTCCACATAAAGCCATTGAGATGGGACTGCTAACCGTTGAGAAGAAGGGTAAGATCAATGCCTTCTCGGGTCGCGTTCTAGAGATCGAAGGTCTTGAGCAGCTTAAAGTTGAGCAGGCATTTGAACTTTCAGATGCATCGGCTGAGCGTAGTGCGGCGGGCTGTACTATTAAGCTAGATAAAGAACCGATTATTGAATACCTAAACTCAAACATCGTCATGCTTAAGTGGATGATTAGCGAGGGGTATGGCGATCGTCGCACCATCGAACGTCGTATTACAGCGATGCAAGAGTGGTTAGCAACCCCAGAGCTAATGGAGGCGGACAGCGATGCTGAGTATGCTGAAGTTATCGAAATCGATTTGAACGAAATCAAAGAGCCTATTCTTTGTGCGCCAAATGATCCAGATGATGCCATCTTACTGTCTTCAGTGGTTAATACTAAGATCGACGAAGTATTCGTAGGTTCTTGTATGACCAACATCGGTCACTTCCGCGCGACGGGTAAGATGCTAGATAAGTTTGCATCGACGCTGCCAACACGTCTGTGGATCGCTCCACCGACCAAGATGGATCGCGATCAGCTTACTGAGGAAGGCTACTACGCCATCTTCGGACGCGTGGGCGCTCGAATTGAGATCCCGGGTTGTTCATTGTGTATGGGTAACCAAGCACGTGTTGCCGAAGGTGCGACTGTAGTTTCAACATCTACACGTAACTTCCCGAACCGTCTAGGTACAGGTGCTAACGTATACTTAGCCTCGGCAGAGCTCGCGTCCGTCGCTGCGCTACTGGGTCGTCTACCATCACCTGATGAATATCAGACATACGCGAAAGAGTTAGATGCGACTGCAGCCGACACTTACCGTTACCTGAGCTTCGATAAGATAGCATCGTACACGGCAAAAGCTGACGAAGTGATTTTCCAAACGGCGGTTTAA
- a CDS encoding Rsd/AlgQ family anti-sigma factor, which translates to MLRNLEKAEQKWGGSNTLIDQWLNNRRNLLINYCQIAGIPPYEVTDKSLPAFASVKQFCDQLMDYVSEGHFEIYDQVVTACEKNGSSSQELAQQLVPQISETTDTALDFNDKYTEAEDEQVLFHLDKDLSSLGHAMETRFELEDKLLEVLHAKHS; encoded by the coding sequence ATGCTAAGAAACCTAGAGAAAGCCGAACAAAAATGGGGCGGCTCAAATACTCTTATAGATCAATGGTTAAATAATCGGCGCAACCTGCTTATTAACTATTGCCAGATTGCAGGGATCCCGCCGTATGAGGTAACTGATAAGTCACTGCCCGCCTTTGCTTCCGTAAAACAGTTTTGTGACCAATTAATGGATTATGTGTCAGAAGGCCATTTTGAAATTTACGATCAAGTCGTCACAGCCTGTGAAAAGAATGGCTCTTCAAGTCAAGAACTCGCACAGCAATTAGTCCCGCAAATTAGCGAAACCACAGATACTGCACTCGACTTCAACGACAAATATACCGAAGCCGAAGATGAGCAAGTACTATTTCATTTAGATAAAGATCTGTCATCTCTTGGTCACGCAATGGAAACACGTTTTGAACTTGAGGATAAACTGCTAGAAGTGTTGCACGCGAAGCATTCTTAA
- a CDS encoding patatin-like phospholipase family protein, whose product MIHRIIILCLAIASPHVAFAEERPKIGLVLSGGGAKGAAHIGVLKVLEEKQIPIDYITGTSIGAYVGGMYALGYSAAEIEAIMMNTDWSQGYSDTIPRESLSYRDKETRDQFNIPLNVGYSDEQVKTPAGLLRGQTMSQLLRSSTDLVHQFGDFDDLSIPYRAVATNLATSEPVVLSSGSVVAAMQASATVPGALQPAVIDGKLLVDGGIANNMPIDVVKAMGADIVIAVDIGSPLMDKSELNSTIAVLNQLSTILTNASSDRQKALLTDHDILIRPNIGELSTTDFSIMPIALPLGEIAAREQVGKLEQYSVENTEYKQYLADKKEKSLQWLADIDRPLIKVIYDNDSKISEKLLADNLELDVGDNVTVEALEAGLDRIYALNKFERVDAEFTDTEDGRVLTVTTKAKSWGPNFFQLGFSWEDDFSLDSVISLDMAYTMTELTENGGEWRNEVSLGFDKLIASEFYQPLVKDQTYFSRARVEYELKDWSFFENNNRVLELKQTAYRTELGIGINYTQNGMVEIGILGEMGDLENDLWGFGKVDYDGYGGYFKFAYDDLNSINFPTSGNRFTFNVYMRKEGYELDGVGDSSDFSMQYEADWRGAVGVGNHAFVGIASLATVDKDGAFTVNVSELGGFLNLSGYHKNALYGSHKIFGAFVYQYDLGRDVLGMTEYPLYLGTSIEAGNVWNQKDSVSLEDLIYAGSLYLGIDTSVGPAAFGFGASDDGEKTVFLFIGKNW is encoded by the coding sequence ATGATACATAGAATTATTATTCTTTGTTTAGCCATTGCTAGCCCCCACGTTGCATTCGCAGAAGAACGCCCAAAAATTGGTTTAGTTTTGAGTGGCGGTGGTGCTAAGGGGGCCGCACATATCGGGGTGCTTAAAGTCCTCGAAGAAAAGCAGATCCCCATCGATTATATAACGGGTACCAGTATCGGTGCTTATGTGGGCGGTATGTATGCGTTAGGTTATAGTGCCGCCGAAATTGAAGCTATCATGATGAACACAGATTGGAGTCAAGGCTATTCAGATACTATTCCCAGAGAATCATTAAGTTATCGCGATAAAGAAACGCGTGATCAGTTTAATATTCCACTTAATGTTGGTTATAGCGATGAGCAGGTAAAAACCCCAGCCGGTTTGCTGCGTGGTCAAACCATGTCCCAGTTGCTGCGCAGCTCTACAGATCTGGTGCATCAGTTTGGTGATTTTGATGATCTATCTATCCCTTATAGAGCGGTTGCGACTAATTTAGCGACTAGCGAGCCGGTGGTGTTAAGTTCTGGGAGCGTCGTTGCAGCAATGCAGGCGTCGGCGACGGTACCTGGAGCGTTGCAACCTGCAGTTATTGACGGCAAGCTGCTAGTCGATGGTGGTATTGCCAACAATATGCCTATCGATGTGGTCAAGGCCATGGGGGCCGATATAGTTATCGCCGTCGATATAGGCTCACCCTTGATGGACAAATCTGAACTTAACAGTACGATTGCAGTGCTCAATCAATTATCAACAATCCTTACCAATGCCAGTTCAGATAGACAAAAAGCGCTATTAACCGATCATGATATCTTGATCCGTCCGAATATTGGCGAACTGAGTACAACAGACTTTAGCATTATGCCAATCGCACTCCCCTTAGGAGAGATTGCCGCGCGAGAGCAGGTTGGCAAGCTCGAACAATACAGTGTAGAGAATACTGAATACAAACAGTATTTAGCTGATAAAAAAGAGAAGAGTCTGCAATGGCTTGCGGATATTGATCGACCATTGATTAAAGTCATTTATGACAATGATTCTAAGATCAGCGAGAAATTACTGGCTGATAATTTAGAGTTGGACGTAGGGGACAACGTGACAGTTGAAGCCTTAGAAGCTGGCTTAGATAGAATTTATGCTCTGAATAAATTTGAACGGGTGGATGCCGAATTTACAGATACTGAAGATGGGCGTGTGTTAACCGTGACGACCAAGGCAAAATCTTGGGGGCCAAACTTTTTTCAGCTTGGCTTTAGTTGGGAAGATGACTTTAGTCTAGACTCGGTAATATCACTCGACATGGCTTATACCATGACAGAGCTAACAGAAAATGGCGGTGAGTGGCGCAATGAAGTTTCACTCGGATTCGATAAGTTAATTGCCTCGGAGTTTTATCAGCCGCTTGTAAAAGATCAAACTTACTTTAGCCGGGCACGGGTGGAGTATGAGCTCAAAGACTGGAGCTTTTTTGAGAACAATAATCGGGTGTTAGAGCTGAAGCAAACGGCCTATCGCACTGAGTTGGGCATAGGCATCAATTACACTCAAAATGGTATGGTTGAAATCGGCATACTAGGTGAAATGGGCGATCTTGAAAACGATCTCTGGGGTTTTGGTAAGGTGGATTACGATGGTTATGGTGGCTATTTTAAGTTTGCCTATGATGACTTAAACAGCATCAACTTTCCCACATCGGGTAACCGCTTTACCTTCAATGTGTACATGAGGAAGGAGGGCTATGAGCTTGATGGTGTCGGTGACTCCTCTGATTTCTCTATGCAGTATGAGGCTGACTGGCGTGGAGCCGTTGGGGTGGGTAACCACGCCTTTGTGGGTATAGCATCACTGGCAACGGTTGATAAAGACGGTGCATTTACCGTTAACGTGTCTGAGCTTGGCGGATTTTTAAATCTTTCCGGTTACCACAAGAATGCACTGTATGGTTCGCATAAAATTTTTGGTGCCTTTGTCTATCAGTATGACTTAGGCCGAGATGTACTGGGCATGACCGAATATCCACTCTACTTGGGTACCAGTATCGAGGCGGGTAATGTGTGGAACCAAAAAGATAGCGTGTCGTTAGAGGATTTGATCTATGCCGGAAGCTTGTACTTAGGTATCGATACCAGCGTCGGCCCCGCCGCCTTTGGTTTTGGCGCGTCAGATGATGGTGAAAAAACCGTATTCTTGTTTATCGGTAAGAATTGGTAA